The genome window CACGTCGCGGCGGAGTTCCCCCAGCTCTGCGAGGCGGAGACCGCGTTCTTCTCCCGCCTCCTCGGCACCCCCGTCCACCGGCTCACCACCATCGCCCACGGCGACTCCTGCTGCACCGCCACCGTCTCGAACGAGAGGTCGTCATCGTGACCACCACCCGCCCGGAGCTCGAGGGCCTCGGGACGTACAAGTTCGGCTGGGCCGACCCGTCGGCCTACGCCGACAACGTCACGCGCGGCCTGACCGAGGACGTCGTCCGCGACATCTCGGCGAAGAAGAACGAGCCGGAGTGGATGCTCAGGCTGCGGCTCAAGGGCCTGCGCCTGTTCGGGCAGAAGCCGATGCCGTCGTGGGGCGCCGACCTGTCCGGCATCGA of Mycobacteriales bacterium contains these proteins:
- a CDS encoding Fe-S cluster assembly protein SufB — protein: MVTTTRPELEGLGTYKFGWADPSAYADNVTRGLTEDVVRDISAKKNEPEWMLRLRLKGLRLFGQKPMPSWGADLSGIDFDNIKYFVRSTEKQAESWDDLPADIKNTYDKLGIPEAEKARLIAGVAAQYESEV